The following coding sequences are from one Myxococcales bacterium window:
- a CDS encoding DUF167 domain-containing protein: protein MRAGVLRIDVQVQPRASRSGIVGLVADRLKVALTAPPVDGAANEALIELLARQLGVSRGRVCIERGQTGRKKTVAISGADEALLAALRAAVPR, encoded by the coding sequence TTGCGGGCAGGCGTGCTGCGCATCGACGTCCAGGTGCAACCCCGGGCAAGCCGCAGCGGCATCGTGGGGCTCGTGGCTGACCGCCTCAAGGTGGCTCTGACGGCGCCGCCCGTCGACGGTGCCGCGAACGAAGCCCTGATCGAACTCCTTGCGCGCCAACTCGGCGTCAGCCGCGGCCGTGTGTGCATCGAAAGGGGCCAGACCGGCCGCAAAAAGACGGTGGCGATCTCGGGCGCCGATGAAGCACTCCTGGCCGCCCTGCGCGCAGCCGTTCCGCGTTGA
- the leuS gene encoding leucine--tRNA ligase, whose product MPYDHRTVEPRWQARWKQAALHKTTFDPARPKFYALDMFPYPSGSGLHVGHCEGYAATDILSRWKRMQGYNVLHPMGWDAFGLPAENYAIKTGIHPQVTTAQAIANFKRQIESVGFAYDWDREVNTTDPKYFKWTQWIFLQLFQQGLAYEDTRPINWCPSCKTGLANEEVTGGRCERCGSQVERKDLRQWILKITAYADRLLEDLSEVDWPESTLAMQRNWIGRSEGAEVVFKVAEGPAAQDELRVFTTRPDTLHGATYMVLAPEHRLVASLTTPAQRAAVEAYQANARHKSDLERTDLAKDKTGVFTGGYALNPVNGARTPIWIADYVLASYGTGAIMAVPAHDERDYAFAKAFGISIKQVVAPADGSAIPEDAAFTEEGVAVNSGRLDGLPTAEAKRQITAELEAKGLGKKTVNYRLRDWLFSRQRYWGEPIPLVHCEACKGPVPVPESQLPITLPEVDRYEPSGTGESPLATIEAWVNTTCPACGGPAKRETNTMPQWAGSCWYYLRYLDAHNDVEPWSKQAEQQWMNVDLYVGGAEHAVLHLLYARFWHKVLYDLGYVSTKEPFKKLRHQGTVLAYTYKDNLGRYFELGDVELRPEGAVAKATGEALEVQVEKMAKSKLNGVNPDDVVNEYGADVLRLYEMFMGEFELPKPWDPRAIEGCNRFLRRTWRLVEEWNAASAPPEDLHVRTRHKTIKRVTNDLERMQFNTAVAAMMEYVNALTAKGASREDLLTLVKLVGPFAPHLGDEAWATLGESGFLIEQSWPRYEEALTIDDVVTMAIQVNGKMRASMEVSRTMSKEDAESTALAQPNVQKHLEGLSVRKVIVVPGKIVNIVAS is encoded by the coding sequence ATGCCTTACGACCACCGTACCGTCGAGCCCCGCTGGCAAGCGCGCTGGAAACAAGCCGCACTGCACAAGACCACCTTCGACCCTGCCCGGCCCAAGTTCTACGCGCTGGACATGTTTCCTTACCCCTCCGGCTCCGGGCTTCACGTGGGCCACTGCGAGGGCTACGCGGCCACCGACATCCTCAGCCGCTGGAAGCGGATGCAGGGCTACAACGTGCTTCACCCGATGGGCTGGGATGCGTTCGGCCTGCCCGCCGAAAACTACGCGATCAAGACCGGCATTCACCCGCAGGTCACCACCGCGCAGGCCATCGCCAACTTCAAGCGGCAAATCGAGTCCGTGGGCTTCGCCTATGACTGGGACCGGGAGGTCAACACCACGGATCCGAAGTACTTCAAGTGGACCCAGTGGATCTTCTTGCAGCTCTTTCAGCAGGGGCTGGCCTACGAGGACACGCGCCCCATAAACTGGTGCCCCTCCTGCAAAACGGGCCTCGCCAATGAAGAGGTCACCGGCGGCCGTTGTGAGCGCTGCGGAAGCCAGGTGGAACGCAAGGATCTGCGGCAATGGATCCTGAAGATCACGGCGTACGCCGATCGCCTGCTCGAAGACCTGAGCGAGGTCGACTGGCCCGAGTCCACGCTGGCGATGCAGCGCAACTGGATCGGCCGCTCCGAAGGCGCAGAGGTGGTGTTCAAGGTGGCCGAAGGCCCTGCCGCCCAGGACGAGCTGCGCGTCTTCACCACGCGCCCCGATACGCTCCATGGCGCCACGTACATGGTGCTGGCGCCCGAGCACCGCTTGGTGGCCAGCCTGACCACGCCTGCCCAAAGGGCGGCCGTCGAAGCGTACCAGGCCAACGCCCGCCACAAGAGCGATCTGGAACGCACGGACCTCGCCAAAGACAAAACGGGCGTTTTCACGGGTGGCTATGCGCTCAACCCCGTCAACGGCGCGCGCACGCCGATCTGGATCGCCGACTACGTGCTCGCCAGCTACGGCACGGGCGCCATCATGGCGGTTCCCGCTCACGACGAGCGCGACTACGCGTTCGCCAAGGCGTTCGGCATCTCCATCAAACAGGTCGTCGCCCCGGCGGACGGCAGCGCGATCCCGGAAGACGCCGCGTTCACGGAAGAAGGTGTGGCCGTCAACTCGGGCCGCCTGGATGGTTTGCCCACCGCCGAAGCCAAGCGCCAGATCACGGCAGAGCTCGAGGCCAAGGGCCTCGGCAAAAAAACGGTGAACTACCGCCTGCGCGACTGGCTGTTTTCGCGCCAGCGCTACTGGGGCGAACCCATCCCGCTCGTTCACTGCGAGGCGTGCAAAGGCCCCGTGCCCGTGCCCGAGTCGCAGCTGCCCATCACCTTGCCCGAGGTCGACCGGTACGAACCCTCCGGAACGGGCGAATCGCCCCTGGCCACCATCGAAGCCTGGGTGAACACCACCTGCCCGGCCTGCGGCGGTCCAGCCAAACGGGAAACGAACACCATGCCCCAGTGGGCAGGCTCGTGCTGGTACTATCTGCGCTACCTCGACGCCCACAACGACGTAGAGCCCTGGTCGAAGCAGGCCGAGCAGCAGTGGATGAACGTAGACCTTTACGTTGGCGGCGCCGAGCACGCGGTGCTGCATCTGCTCTACGCGCGCTTTTGGCACAAGGTGCTCTACGATCTCGGCTACGTGAGCACGAAGGAGCCCTTCAAGAAGTTACGCCACCAGGGCACCGTGTTGGCCTACACGTACAAGGACAATCTCGGCCGCTATTTCGAGCTTGGCGACGTGGAGCTACGCCCGGAGGGAGCTGTGGCCAAGGCCACGGGCGAGGCGCTCGAGGTGCAGGTCGAGAAGATGGCCAAGAGCAAGCTCAACGGCGTCAATCCCGACGACGTCGTCAACGAGTACGGCGCCGACGTCTTGCGCCTCTATGAGATGTTCATGGGCGAGTTCGAGCTGCCGAAGCCCTGGGATCCCCGCGCCATCGAGGGGTGCAACAGGTTCCTGCGCCGCACCTGGCGTCTCGTGGAAGAGTGGAACGCCGCGAGCGCCCCGCCAGAGGATCTGCACGTGCGAACGCGGCACAAGACCATCAAGCGCGTGACGAACGATCTCGAACGCATGCAGTTCAACACGGCCGTCGCCGCGATGATGGAATATGTCAACGCGCTCACGGCCAAGGGCGCGAGCCGAGAAGACCTGCTCACCCTGGTGAAACTGGTGGGCCCGTTCGCGCCTCACCTTGGCGACGAAGCGTGGGCCACGCTCGGCGAAAGCGGCTTCCTCATCGAACAGTCCTGGCCCCGGTACGAAGAGGCTCTGACCATCGACGATGTGGTAACCATGGCCATTCAGGTCAACGGCAAGATGCGCGCCAGCATGGAGGTGTCCCGAACGATGTCCAAGGAAGACGCCGAATCAACCGCCCTGGCCCAACCCAACGTGCAAAAGCACCTCGAAGGTCTGTCGGTGCGCAAGGTGATCGTGGTCCCCGGCAAGATCGTCAACATCGTGGCGAGCTAA
- a CDS encoding transglutaminase family protein: MRIRIGYELLYSFPQPTPMILTLNVHHSRVSDLLAPDLMMTDPALTVRGYRDSFGNWCSRIVAPPGRLRITADAQINDAGIADAYVPEARQHAVEALPEETLLFLLGSRYCETDRLSEVAWQLFSSVPAGWTRVQAICDYVHDHITFGYEHASPFKTAWEVWQERKGVCRDFAHLAVALCRCMNIPARYCTGYLGDIGLPPPYAPMDFAGWFEAYLEGQWFTFDPRNNAPRIGRVLIARGRDAADVAISNTFGPNTLEGFRVWTDEVPS; encoded by the coding sequence ATGCGTATTCGCATCGGCTACGAGCTCCTTTACTCCTTTCCTCAGCCCACGCCGATGATCTTGACGTTGAACGTCCATCATTCGCGCGTGTCGGACTTGCTGGCACCTGACCTCATGATGACGGATCCCGCGCTCACCGTGCGCGGGTACCGCGATTCGTTTGGAAACTGGTGTAGCCGCATCGTCGCGCCGCCGGGGCGTTTGCGGATCACCGCGGACGCCCAGATCAACGACGCAGGGATTGCGGATGCCTACGTCCCGGAGGCGCGCCAACACGCGGTCGAAGCGTTGCCCGAAGAGACCTTGCTCTTTCTTCTGGGAAGCCGGTATTGCGAGACCGATCGGCTCTCGGAGGTGGCCTGGCAGCTGTTCTCGTCGGTGCCCGCCGGGTGGACACGGGTTCAAGCCATCTGTGACTACGTTCACGATCACATCACGTTCGGCTACGAGCATGCCAGCCCCTTCAAGACCGCCTGGGAGGTATGGCAAGAGCGCAAGGGCGTGTGCCGCGACTTCGCCCACCTGGCGGTGGCGTTGTGCCGTTGCATGAACATCCCCGCGCGGTACTGCACGGGGTATCTTGGGGACATTGGCCTGCCCCCCCCTTACGCCCCCATGGACTTCGCGGGGTGGTTCGAGGCGTATCTCGAGGGACAGTGGTTTACCTTCGACCCGAGGAACAACGCCCCGCGCATCGGCCGGGTCCTCATCGCCCGAGGCCGAGACGCCGCAGACGTGGCGATCAGCAACACCTTCGGTCCGAACACCCTCGAGGGCTTTCGCGTGTGGACCGACGAGGTTCCTTCCTGA
- a CDS encoding MFS transporter has product MEGTHSAGGSGRRAVTMAVLVAALGYFVDIYDLLLFGIIRVKSLQDLGLSGAELTRVGLHLLDVQMYGMLVGGLVAGVIGDKRGRLSVLFGSIICYSLANIANGFVTDVQQYALARFVAGLGLAGELGAGITLVSELMHKETRGYGTAIVASVGILGAIVASFVGELWSWRVAYFVGGGLGLALLLLRVGVLESGMFSAAKKSDAKRGSLSLLLTGRRLGRYLSVILIGIPIWYVIALLIVLAPELGGALGMAERPSAGRAILFSYAGLVLGDLGSGVLSQVFKTRKKIVATFLLMTGASIAVYFTVGPTSLTAFYACCFLLGVATGYWAVFMTIASEQFGTNIRATVTTTAPNFVRGSVPLVTWIFRELQAPLGLVGAAATVGALTLVVAFVALMALDETYGKDLDYFES; this is encoded by the coding sequence ATGGAGGGCACTCACTCAGCGGGCGGCTCCGGCCGACGGGCGGTCACCATGGCCGTGCTCGTCGCGGCGCTGGGTTATTTCGTCGACATCTACGACCTGCTGCTCTTCGGCATCATTCGCGTCAAGAGTCTTCAGGACTTGGGGTTGTCGGGCGCCGAGCTCACCCGGGTGGGCCTTCACCTGCTGGACGTGCAGATGTACGGCATGCTGGTGGGAGGCCTCGTGGCAGGGGTCATCGGCGACAAGCGGGGGCGACTGTCCGTGCTCTTTGGGTCGATCATCTGTTACAGCCTTGCGAACATTGCCAATGGCTTCGTGACGGACGTCCAGCAGTACGCCCTCGCGCGTTTCGTTGCGGGGCTCGGGCTGGCGGGAGAGCTCGGCGCCGGCATCACCTTGGTCTCCGAGCTCATGCACAAGGAAACGCGGGGCTACGGCACGGCCATCGTGGCGTCCGTGGGCATCCTGGGCGCGATCGTGGCGTCGTTCGTCGGCGAACTGTGGAGCTGGCGCGTGGCCTATTTCGTCGGCGGCGGCCTTGGCCTGGCGTTGCTGCTCTTGCGCGTGGGCGTGCTCGAATCGGGCATGTTCTCCGCCGCGAAGAAAAGCGATGCCAAGCGCGGCAGCCTGAGCCTGCTCCTCACGGGGCGGCGTCTCGGCCGCTACCTGAGCGTCATCCTCATCGGGATTCCCATTTGGTACGTGATCGCCCTGCTCATCGTGCTGGCCCCCGAGCTGGGGGGCGCCCTCGGCATGGCTGAACGCCCAAGCGCGGGGCGGGCCATCTTGTTTTCCTACGCGGGCCTCGTGCTGGGAGATCTCGGCAGCGGCGTGCTCAGCCAGGTCTTCAAAACGCGCAAGAAGATCGTCGCCACCTTTCTCCTGATGACGGGTGCCAGCATCGCCGTGTACTTCACGGTGGGCCCCACCTCGCTCACCGCCTTTTACGCCTGCTGCTTCCTCTTGGGCGTGGCCACGGGTTACTGGGCCGTGTTCATGACCATCGCCAGCGAGCAATTCGGCACGAACATCCGCGCCACCGTCACCACCACCGCGCCGAACTTCGTACGGGGATCCGTACCTCTGGTCACCTGGATCTTCCGGGAGCTGCAAGCGCCCCTGGGCCTGGTCGGCGCGGCCGCCACCGTGGGGGCCCTGACCCTCGTGGTGGCCTTCGTGGCGCTGATGGCCCTCGACGAGACCTACGGCAAGGATCTGGACTACTTCGAGAGCTGA
- the trpS gene encoding tryptophan--tRNA ligase: MSSKPRILTGDTPTGRLHLGHYVGSLENRVALQDAYDCFFIVANKHAFTTRAERPAEIRESVIEIVTDYLAAGIDPERSAVFVQSEVPAIDELTFFFSMLLPFNRVMRNPTLKDEIRDKQLGDAYPFGFPLYAVGQVADILAFRPALVPVGEDQLPHLEMTREVARKFNQVYCGVDSHTEDKDHVSAGGLFPVVEPRLGRVKRLVGTGAPGPDGRLQKMSKSLNNAIFLSDDPDAVRKKVMGMYTDPNRVRATDPGNDNPEENPLWAFHEAFNPDGAWVAEHRQMYRQGQVGDVVIKKRLVEVLNAFLAPLRERRHAYEKDPGAVLEVLRKGTERANALAEETLALAKKAMRQDFFPRSLHVGGR; this comes from the coding sequence ATGTCCTCGAAACCACGCATTCTCACTGGCGATACCCCCACGGGCAGGCTGCATCTCGGGCACTACGTCGGCAGCCTGGAGAACCGGGTGGCCCTGCAGGACGCGTACGACTGTTTTTTCATCGTGGCCAACAAACACGCCTTCACCACGCGGGCGGAGCGGCCTGCCGAGATCCGGGAATCGGTGATCGAGATCGTCACGGATTACCTGGCTGCAGGCATCGACCCCGAACGCAGCGCCGTGTTCGTGCAAAGCGAGGTGCCGGCCATCGACGAACTCACCTTCTTTTTCTCGATGCTGCTGCCCTTCAACAGGGTGATGCGCAACCCCACCTTGAAAGACGAGATCCGGGACAAGCAGCTCGGGGATGCCTACCCCTTCGGGTTCCCGCTTTACGCGGTCGGGCAGGTGGCCGACATCCTCGCGTTCCGCCCAGCGCTGGTGCCGGTGGGTGAAGATCAGCTGCCGCACCTCGAGATGACCCGCGAGGTGGCCCGGAAGTTCAACCAGGTCTACTGCGGGGTGGATTCACACACCGAGGACAAAGACCACGTATCGGCGGGGGGGCTGTTTCCCGTGGTGGAGCCGCGCCTCGGCCGCGTCAAGCGCCTGGTGGGCACGGGGGCTCCGGGGCCTGATGGCCGTTTGCAGAAGATGAGCAAGTCGCTGAACAATGCGATCTTCCTCTCCGACGATCCCGATGCGGTTCGCAAGAAGGTGATGGGGATGTACACGGACCCGAACCGCGTGCGCGCCACCGACCCCGGGAACGACAACCCCGAAGAGAACCCGCTGTGGGCTTTCCACGAAGCTTTCAACCCCGACGGCGCCTGGGTGGCGGAGCATCGGCAGATGTACCGCCAGGGTCAGGTGGGAGACGTGGTCATCAAAAAGCGCCTGGTGGAGGTGCTCAATGCGTTCCTTGCGCCCCTGCGCGAACGCCGGCATGCCTACGAGAAGGACCCGGGCGCCGTGCTGGAGGTGCTTCGGAAAGGCACCGAGCGCGCCAACGCGTTGGCGGAGGAAACCCTGGCTTTGGCAAAGAAGGCCATGCGGCAGGATTTCTTCCCCCGCAGCTTGCATGTGGGAGGCCGGTAA